TGATAAACTTATCCAGTCAGCCTACTTTTATCCAAAAGGCATATGGGGTCGAATTTATTGGTATGCTCTTTTGCCAGTGCACTATTTTATTTTTACAAATATGATAAATAATATTTTAAAATCTTGTAAAAACATTTAGTATAATTATGAAAAAATGAGTTAAATTAGGAATTAAATGAAAAAGCTACATAAAAACAACATTGCAATGTTTATAGACTGTGATAATGTTAGCTCTAAATATATAGAGAGTATATTTGAAGATTTATCACAATACGGGACTGTAAACATTAGAAGAGCTTACGGAGATTGGAAAGACAAAAAACTTTTGGGGTGGGAAAATGTTTTACATGAATACAACATTAAGCCTATTCAGCAGTTTGCTTACACAAAAGGGAAAAATGCGACAGATATAGCTATGATAATTGATATTATGGATATTCTCTACACCAAAGAGCTTGAAGCTATAGTTTTGATAACAAGCGATAGTGATTTTACTCCTATTGTTACAAGAATATTATCTGATGGATTAACAGTTTACGGATACGGGGAGTCGAAAACTCCTATGCCCTTTGTAAACGCATGTTCTCAATTTATTTATGTTGAAAAATTAAGTGGTTTACACAATGAGACAACTATAGAAAACAACACTACAAACCACAATGATGGCAGTATTACTAACTATGTCGGAAATAACTATGATATAAAAAAAGACTACAAGCTTATTAATTTACTCAAGCAAGGTGTTGAAATAACAGCAGATGAACAGGGGTGGGCAGATGTTAAAGACATGTCCATGTACATAAGAAAAAACTCTTCTTTCTCTCAGGTTAACTATGGATTTAAAAAAATGGGTGACCTCATCAAAGCATTAGACTTATTTGACATGGAATATTTTGGAGATAGAAAAACTCAACTGATGATAAGAATAAGAGACAAGCGGAATAAATAAATTTTTGT
The sequence above is drawn from the Candidatus Sulfurimonas baltica genome and encodes:
- a CDS encoding NYN domain-containing protein produces the protein MKKLHKNNIAMFIDCDNVSSKYIESIFEDLSQYGTVNIRRAYGDWKDKKLLGWENVLHEYNIKPIQQFAYTKGKNATDIAMIIDIMDILYTKELEAIVLITSDSDFTPIVTRILSDGLTVYGYGESKTPMPFVNACSQFIYVEKLSGLHNETTIENNTTNHNDGSITNYVGNNYDIKKDYKLINLLKQGVEITADEQGWADVKDMSMYIRKNSSFSQVNYGFKKMGDLIKALDLFDMEYFGDRKTQLMIRIRDKRNK